The sequence AGTTGTCTTGGTTAATTATGGGACGGATCATGCAGGGCATAGCCGCATCTAGCTTTGCCCCTGTAGCTGTTGTTTATATTTCCGAAAAATTTTCAAAAGAGATTAAAGGGACAGTTGTAGGCCTTGTCAGTGCCAGTTTTTTGATTTCGGCAATTGTCGGGCAAATTATGAGTGCTTACATTAGTCGGTTGTTGAACTGGCAGGCTGTCTTTTGTACATTTGGAATAATTTATTTGCTAACAGCCATAATCTTATATAGCTATGCTTCACCCGTTTCTAACCAAAGCAAAGGAATTTCATTTTCTCAACTGTTTAGACATTATTGGAAACTATTAAGGAAAAAGAATTTAATCAAGCTTTATCTGATTGCTCTGACTTTATTGTTTGCATTTGTAGCTTTTTACACCGTTTTAGAGGGTTATTCGGTTCATACATTTCATTTAAGTAAAGATAGTATTTTTAGGATAAGAGCTTTAGGTGTGATTGGCATGCTGTTTGCTCCTTTTGCGGATAAATTAGCTAGAAAATTTGATATAAAGCGACTACTCATCCTTTCTTTACTGTTTTCGCTTGTATCCCTTTTAATTATTGCTTTTTATCCATATCTTAATGTATTGATTATAATGAGCCTTCTATTTGTAGCAGGAATTTCAATCATTGTTCCCACTTTAATTATTTTAGTGGGAAGGTTTGAACAGGATCAAGCTGGAATCGCTGTTTCTTTTTACACCTTTATTTTGTTTTTAGGTGCTAGTTTTGGACCGATTGCAGGTGTTCAGTTATTGACTGTACTGGGAGCAAAAGCAACCTTTTTGACTTTAGCCTTGTTATTGTTGTTCAGTATGCTGATTGCATTTACTTTAGATATTAAAGGAGAACAGTAGTATGAAGAGAGTATTAGTATTAGGAGCAACTGGCAGGACAGGAAGCTTTGTCATAAAAGAATTGTCCAAATACAAATCTATTCAGTTAATTGCTGGCTTAAGAAGTCAAAAAGATAAAGAAAGATTGCCTAAGATAAATGCAGCCATAGAAACAGCAGTGATTGATATTGATGATGTCGGCAGTTTACGTAAGGCTCTTACTGACAGTGACATAGTTGTTCAAGCCATTCGCTTACGGGGAGATATATCAGAGAATGCTTTAATTCAACTGGATCAACGGATCCATCAAGCTTTTAATCCATCAAGAAAACTCATCTTGTTACGGTTGGAGGCGCAGGGGCTCTAAAATTAGCAGCAAATCAGCGTTTTTGGGAGAATGACTATTTTCCAAGACAAACTCTGCCTAGAGGAATTGCTCATGCTAGGCTTAGAGACTATTTGGAAAAGTCATTTTTTAACCATACTTGGACCTATTTGATTCCTCCGCCAGTTTATGTTGCTGAGGGAGTGAGAACTGGCAGTTATAACCGCTACAGTTCTGCTCAAAAAGAAGACTTTTTTCTCAGTAAATCTATTTCTTATGTAGATTTCGCTCTTGCAGTAGTAGATGCTGTACGGGAAGAGTGGCAGGGTGTTTACTTGATTGCAGAAAAGGAATAACTGTTCATTTAATTACTTCAGCCAGCTTCGTAAGGCTTGCATTCATTTTTAGTCTAGGGTACAATAGAAAGAGTTGTTTGTCCCCTTAGTTAAATGGATATAACATCTCCCTCCTAAGGAGCAGTTGCTGGTTCGATTCCGGCAGGGGATATAAGATAGCAAAAGCACTGTTAGGTAGAAGAGTTTTCTGCTTAACAGTGCTTTTTTATTATTTTCTGGGTGCAAAACCAACTACTGTCATGTATCTTCCCAGCGAAAGTTATTCTTGCAGGTATTGTAGAAAAAGATCATGCAACCAATCCGCAAAATGAGTGACATTGTCTGAAGGGCCGTGCTCAATAATCCATTTCATAAGAGTGACCACGTTTGCCGTAAAAATTTCTGCTAAGAGTTGTGGTGGTAAATGGTCATTGTCTTTGGTGGTGGTTGCCAGATGGCTAATATAGGTTTGACAAAGTTTACTGAAGGCCTCTTCGAAATTACCCGCTCCTGCTAATGGTGTTTTGAGAAGAGCTTTCAGTAAGCGACTATTTTCTTGATAAAATTGATAAATATCTGCTAGATAATCTTTTAAGTTTTTTGAGCTAACCTGTGACTGGTATTTTTGAGAAAATATAGTTTCTAATTGGGTAATCGTTTTGGCTACTAACTGCTCCACAACATCATATTTGTCTAAGTAGTGACTGTAGAATGTTGAACGGCTGACAAGCGCTTTCTGACAGATTTGCTGGATAGTTAATTTACTAAAATCTTCTTCTAAAATGAGTTGGATGACTGCTGTTTCAATGTCGCGTTTACTCTTAAAAACGCGGATATCTTGTATCATATAATTGGTTCCTTTTGTTTTTTACCAAACATTTCCGAACAAAATGTTCAATTTCATACAAATTATAAGAATTTATGGCTTGTTTGTCAAGAAGCTTCTTTCTATACTGTGATTATCACATGATAAGGAGAAATGTTATGTTTTATCGCTATACAGGAAATCAACAATTTGATTTACAAATTAATCGTCTTTGCTTCCCTTTTGAAGGTAACGAAAAAGTGGAAGCAGATCTCAAGCTAATTGTCCCTCAATTAAAAGATATCTCCTCTTGGAACAAGATTTGGAAAGAGTTCGCTTTGATGCGAGAAGCTAAGGGAGATTATGCATTGGCAGCGGCTTATTTTTTGGAGCCAGTTTTTATCTTCTAGAAGATGATACAGATAGAGAATTGATCCAGAAGCATCGTTTGCAAAATTTTTATCGTGCTTATGGAGATCTTGGCTTTGAACAACATGAAATCCCTTATGATAATACAAGTTTGCCGGCAGTCACTTTTATGCAACCTTCTGCTAAGAAAAATTTACTCATCTTTGGAGGTTATGACAGCAATCTGGAAGAACTCATTCTATGGTTTTCACCTTTAAGAAATAATGGTTATAATCTCATTATTTTTGATGGTCCGGGTCAAGGAAATATGCTTTTTAAAAAAGAGAAAAGTCATTTCATAATGAATTTTGAAAAGCCGGTGGCAGCTGTTTTAGATTATTTTTCTTTGGATAGGGTGACAGCTTTGGGGCTTTCTTGGGGAGGTTTCTTTGTCATGCGTGCAGCTGCTTTTGAAAAGAGAATTGAAAAAGTTATTGCTTTAGATATTTTTTATCAGGGCTTGGATGCTCTGACCATTGCTATGAACCCAGTTTTAGCTTTTGTTTTAAAAACTTTAGTCCATTTTAAGTGTAAGACATGGATTGATGTTTTGCTTACACATGCTATGACAAGAGACTTGGATTTAAATTGGAAAATAAGGCGAGGCTGCCAATTGACTGGGACAAAAACACCTTATGATCTGATTCAAAATATTAAAAAACACAGTATGAAGGGCTTGGGACCTTTGATTAATCAAGAAGTTCTCCTATTAGCTGGAGAAAAGGATCAATATGTGCCAGTTAAACGTCTTAGGCAAATCAAAAAGAACTCAGCAATGCAGCAGAAATAAAAACGCATCTTTTTACGCAGGAAAGTGGTGGCGAACAACATTGTCAAGTTGGTAGTCATTTAGCTTTGTTGGCTATTAAAGACTTTTTAAAAATTTAAATTTTCCTTAATCACCTTTTCGGGCGATGATCTTATCCAGTGGGTGGATTTTTACCCGAGTCTTAAAATAGGAGAGCGAGAAAGTTGACATCTACGAAATCCCGATTTTGTTTCACTCTTTATTTTTATGATAATATTCCATTTTTCAGATACTATTAAGTCTTAAAAATGGTATAATATTTTTTATAACATTCTTATGGAGTAATTATGGCGAGCAAAAAAAAACCTATTGACAGTCGTGTGGATTATTCTCTTATTTTACCAGTTTTCTTTTTAGTTTTGATAGGACTTTTCTCTGTTTATACAGCGACAATTCACGATTATCCTAGTAAAAT comes from Streptococcus troglodytae and encodes:
- a CDS encoding MFS transporter; translation: MKGNQFKINEISLAILLFWCGLIVVASNYITIPLMSAFTQQFHVSAKQTAWLGTSFSFAYALSCLLVGVLSDRFGRKRIMVGGLILLSVITLIIPFGNQLSWLIMGRIMQGIAASSFAPVAVVYISEKFSKEIKGTVVGLVSASFLISAIVGQIMSAYISRLLNWQAVFCTFGIIYLLTAIILYSYASPVSNQSKGISFSQLFRHYWKLLRKKNLIKLYLIALTLLFAFVAFYTVLEGYSVHTFHLSKDSIFRIRALGVIGMLFAPFADKLARKFDIKRLLILSLLFSLVSLLIIAFYPYLNVLIIMSLLFVAGISIIVPTLIILVGRFEQDQAGIAVSFYTFILFLGASFGPIAGVQLLTVLGAKATFLTLALLLLFSMLIAFTLDIKGEQ
- a CDS encoding TetR/AcrR family transcriptional regulator: MIQDIRVFKSKRDIETAVIQLILEEDFSKLTIQQICQKALVSRSTFYSHYLDKYDVVEQLVAKTITQLETIFSQKYQSQVSSKNLKDYLADIYQFYQENSRLLKALLKTPLAGAGNFEEAFSKLCQTYISHLATTTKDNDHLPPQLLAEIFTANVVTLMKWIIEHGPSDNVTHFADWLHDLFLQYLQE